In Silene latifolia isolate original U9 population chromosome X, ASM4854445v1, whole genome shotgun sequence, the following proteins share a genomic window:
- the LOC141620532 gene encoding uncharacterized protein LOC141620532: MLDGSLTILDICSTTRDVLVQSKGCVLEIQSVLRTRCSGELNIASEVAEYLSTRKTIKKVLEINQGECFLKETKDITWTSLLHCYLTLAGGIKSQSSKSWSLVAKLTQKRSEKEVSVTQTNEFDVVDATLESIVCQKKTIVNIIEIIRNQILSLESQIQDFDQVLECLFRHLVKTRSTLLNILSN; encoded by the coding sequence ATGTTGGATGGATCTCTAACGATTCTAGACATTTGTAGTACTACAAGGGATGTTTTGGTACAATCAAAAGGATGTGTCTTGGAAATCCAATCAGTACTTCGTACAAGGTGCAGCGGTGAACTAAACATTGCCAGTGAAGTCGCTGAATACCTCAGCACCCGAAAGACGATCAAGAAAGTGCTTGAAATCAATCAAGGAGAGTGCTTTTTGAAAGAAACTAAGGACATAACATGGACATCTTTACTTCATTGTTATCTTACATTGGCCGGCGGTATTAAGTCCCAATCTAGTAAGAGTTGGTCTTTGGTCGCCAAATTAACTCAGAAGAGGTCCGAGAAAGAAGTATCAGTTACACAAACAAACGAGTTTGATGTTGTTGACGCTACTTTGGAGTCAATAGTATGCCAGAAGAAAACAATAGTTAACATTATTGAGATCATCAGGAACCAAATTTTGAGCTTGGAGTCGCAAATTCAAGACTTTGACCAAGTATTAGAATGTTTGTTTAGGCATCTGGTTAAGACCAGATCGACTCTACTCAACATTCTTAGCAACTAG